A genomic window from Streptomyces mirabilis includes:
- a CDS encoding roadblock/LC7 domain-containing protein → MTRPSTATHSQLDQLLTGLVERVADVNHAVVLSEDGLVVSKSTAFVRDDAERLAATASGLMSLSKGVSMDFRGGPVRQALIEMRDSYLILTAAGPGAHLAVLTNQGADVGVVAYQMNMLVKKIGEHLRAAPRAGVAAAADNGE, encoded by the coding sequence ATGACACGCCCCAGCACCGCCACACACAGCCAGCTCGACCAGCTGCTCACCGGACTGGTGGAACGGGTCGCCGATGTGAACCACGCCGTCGTGCTCTCCGAGGACGGACTGGTCGTCAGCAAGTCCACGGCGTTCGTCCGCGACGACGCCGAACGGCTGGCGGCGACCGCGTCCGGCCTGATGAGCCTCAGCAAGGGCGTCAGCATGGACTTCCGTGGCGGTCCGGTGCGCCAGGCGCTGATCGAGATGCGCGACAGCTATCTGATCCTCACCGCCGCGGGCCCCGGCGCCCATCTCGCCGTGCTCACCAACCAGGGCGCGGACGTCGGCGTGGTGGCGTACCAGATGAACATGCTGGTGAAGAAGATCGGCGAGCACCTCAGGGCAGCACCTCGTGCGGGCGTCGCCGCCGCGGCCGACAACGGCGAGTGA
- a CDS encoding sensor histidine kinase, whose translation MSPRTGARRRLGSIRLSLILLALVPSVTLAAMWGVTTTQIFSEGLRLREQTGLSRSTGAMGTEATLALQQERSLSAAWMASPHGSRVALDRQRRRTDVAVAKLVRRSEDFKNAPARIGDRMYSVIASVGSLEYYRGQVDHPTDITAQQALDQYTSIIGDQIHAFQELSQVDDGDLTSQALPLITVGNAAELVAQEDAQLALAWPSGKLDEQSWQQFAQRVDVRRWVFQSQVLNSLHGTVKDQVERVLQSQDWKTLETVEDQIVAARTAHGRVARTVDLPDAHARWNTALGRISDQYTNLIQQQTTQLLDRSADKAHSLLIKAAALSAGGLVALLVCVVMSWRITRSLSRRLRGLRMATLSLAEERLPDVVARLNRGEKVDVESATPPLDYGEDELGQVAKAFNTAQRTAVYTAVELADTRRGFQKVILGIARQSQNLVNLQLSKLDALEREHQDPGILKGLYELDSTASQLRRYEENLVIISGEQPRRSWTEPVALIDILRSAVGEVAQYQRVNVHTDDEVYLSPPAVADVIHLLAELIDNATTYSPAPSPVGVRAAMVAKGLAVEIEDRGLGLSEEDYAAFNAQLAVAPQFDVVALADDLRLGMFVIARLATRHGIAVTLRSSPYGGTTAIVLIPHDVVVRDTPGSPATDGEVAVPAGVVAAKGSADDAVPERRPHERAEEAPPSARARTTDSAAPRSGPAQGAARRDGLAPLPRRVPQTSLATELREEATPSEADDKDATDLADFTAERAASSLAGFQRGTLRARDDEEMSYDHGGEEPAYDHGEDPAPTQPADRSWTPPADRS comes from the coding sequence ATGTCTCCACGGACCGGTGCCCGGCGCCGTCTCGGCTCCATACGTCTCTCCCTGATCCTGCTGGCGCTGGTCCCCAGCGTCACCCTCGCCGCCATGTGGGGTGTGACGACGACGCAGATCTTCTCGGAGGGGCTGCGACTGCGCGAACAGACGGGGCTGAGCCGGTCGACGGGCGCCATGGGCACCGAGGCGACGCTCGCGCTGCAACAGGAGCGCAGCCTGTCGGCCGCCTGGATGGCCTCGCCGCACGGTTCCCGGGTCGCCCTGGACCGGCAGCGCAGGCGCACGGACGTCGCGGTCGCGAAACTGGTCCGCCGGTCGGAGGACTTCAAGAACGCGCCCGCCCGGATCGGCGACCGGATGTACTCGGTCATCGCCTCGGTGGGAAGCCTGGAGTACTACCGGGGACAGGTGGACCACCCCACCGACATCACCGCCCAGCAGGCCCTGGACCAGTACACCTCGATCATCGGCGACCAGATCCACGCCTTCCAGGAACTCTCCCAGGTCGACGACGGCGACCTCACCTCGCAGGCACTGCCGCTGATCACGGTGGGGAACGCGGCGGAGCTGGTCGCCCAGGAGGACGCCCAGCTCGCGCTCGCCTGGCCCTCGGGAAAGCTCGACGAGCAGTCGTGGCAGCAGTTCGCCCAGCGGGTCGACGTGCGCCGCTGGGTCTTCCAGAGCCAGGTCCTCAACTCGCTGCACGGCACCGTGAAGGACCAGGTCGAACGGGTCCTCCAGAGCCAGGACTGGAAGACCCTGGAGACCGTCGAGGACCAGATCGTCGCGGCCCGGACGGCGCACGGCCGGGTGGCCAGGACGGTCGACCTGCCCGACGCGCACGCCCGCTGGAACACCGCGCTCGGCAGGATCTCCGACCAGTACACGAACCTGATCCAGCAGCAGACCACGCAACTGCTCGACCGCAGCGCCGACAAGGCGCACAGCCTGCTGATCAAGGCGGCCGCGCTGAGCGCCGGCGGACTCGTCGCCCTGCTGGTGTGCGTCGTGATGTCCTGGCGCATCACCCGCTCCCTCTCCCGACGGCTGCGCGGTCTCCGGATGGCCACGCTCAGCCTCGCCGAGGAACGGCTGCCCGACGTGGTCGCCCGGCTGAACCGGGGCGAGAAGGTCGACGTGGAGTCCGCCACCCCGCCCCTGGACTACGGCGAGGACGAACTCGGCCAGGTGGCCAAGGCGTTCAACACCGCCCAGCGCACGGCGGTGTACACCGCGGTGGAACTCGCCGACACCCGACGCGGCTTCCAGAAGGTGATCCTCGGCATCGCCCGGCAGAGCCAGAACCTGGTCAACCTTCAGCTCAGCAAGCTCGACGCGCTGGAACGCGAGCACCAGGACCCGGGGATCCTCAAGGGCCTGTACGAACTCGACTCCACCGCCAGTCAGCTCCGCCGCTACGAGGAGAACCTCGTCATCATCAGCGGTGAGCAGCCCCGGCGCAGCTGGACCGAACCGGTCGCGCTGATCGACATCCTGCGCAGCGCCGTCGGCGAGGTCGCCCAGTACCAGCGGGTGAACGTGCACACCGACGACGAGGTGTACCTGAGCCCGCCCGCGGTGGCCGACGTCATCCATCTGCTGGCCGAACTCATCGACAACGCGACCACCTACTCCCCCGCGCCCAGCCCGGTGGGGGTGCGGGCCGCGATGGTGGCCAAGGGACTGGCCGTCGAGATCGAGGACCGGGGCCTGGGCCTGTCCGAGGAGGACTACGCCGCGTTCAACGCCCAGTTGGCGGTGGCCCCGCAGTTCGACGTGGTGGCACTCGCCGATGACCTGCGGCTCGGCATGTTCGTGATCGCGCGGCTCGCCACCCGGCACGGCATCGCCGTCACCCTGCGCTCCTCGCCGTATGGCGGGACCACCGCGATCGTGCTGATCCCGCACGACGTCGTGGTCCGCGACACTCCCGGCTCCCCCGCCACGGACGGGGAGGTCGCGGTACCGGCGGGGGTCGTGGCGGCGAAGGGCTCGGCCGACGACGCGGTCCCGGAGCGTCGGCCCCATGAACGTGCGGAGGAGGCACCCCCCTCCGCCCGGGCCCGCACGACCGACTCCGCCGCGCCGCGCTCTGGCCCCGCTCAGGGCGCCGCCCGCCGCGACGGACTCGCTCCGCTGCCGCGCCGGGTGCCGCAGACCAGCCTGGCCACGGAGCTGCGGGAGGAGGCGACGCCCTCCGAGGCCGACGACAAGGACGCCACCGACCTCGCCGACTTCACCGCGGAACGTGCCGCCTCCTCGCTCGCGGGCTTCCAGCGCGGGACGCTCCGGGCCCGCGACGACGAGGAGATGTCGTACGACCACGGGGGCGAGGAACCGGCGTACGACCACGGGGAGGACCCGGCCCCGACCCAACCCGCAGACCGCTCGTGGACTCCGCCCGCCGACCGCTCGTGA
- a CDS encoding cupin domain-containing protein gives MTREVSAVRAVLRRGVTGAAVVGLSAMSLVAGTAYATPAGPGVTATVLYRTTVGNTDYTLREITIPPGQSTGWHYHDGPLYGLVKKGTLSHFDATCAQDGTYPAGRTITEPPGPAHVHIGRNEGSVPVVLDVLYVLPHGSPFSEDAPNPGCDFQ, from the coding sequence ATGACGCGTGAGGTTTCCGCTGTCCGTGCCGTGCTGCGTAGGGGAGTGACGGGCGCCGCGGTCGTCGGCCTGTCGGCCATGTCGTTGGTCGCCGGGACCGCGTACGCGACTCCCGCCGGCCCCGGTGTCACCGCGACGGTGCTCTATCGGACCACCGTGGGGAACACGGACTACACGCTCCGGGAGATCACCATCCCGCCCGGCCAGAGCACCGGCTGGCACTACCACGACGGTCCCCTGTACGGCCTCGTGAAGAAGGGCACCCTCAGCCACTTCGACGCCACCTGCGCGCAGGACGGCACCTACCCGGCCGGCCGTACGATCACCGAGCCCCCGGGTCCCGCCCATGTGCACATCGGCCGCAACGAGGGCTCGGTCCCCGTCGTCCTGGACGTGCTGTACGTCCTGCCCCACGGCTCACCGTTCTCGGAGGACGCGCCCAACCCCGGCTGCGACTTCCAGTAG
- a CDS encoding SpoIIE family protein phosphatase, which yields MVKIPGDAGRATTAGDAMVVVDAHGVVTGWSEGAQLLTGYAAADVTGRPVSDLLDGDPGEAWRALRANGGHGVVPVRREDGRRTELALRAYPLQGLEGAPAGYVITAAPDGQGRDLGELAFKQASVSMSVFDTEQRYLRMNDTACRIMGVQEAEVLYRYFPDTVENAEHSRGFFNHLRQVVETGRPVHYESWTRAPSGLRMHAWNIEMWPLRAPSGQLLGVSLAGYDSTEQYRARQRLALLSKSAAAIGTTLDVIHTARELAQLAVPELADFVSVDLLDSVVEGEEPTGGPVEADVELRRVAHHSRTAGVQEAAIDLGAADVYPSSSPPVRALVTGHAVLTRTGDPDVDGWLSRHGAQAARPHQADRRDFSLMAVPLVARGTTLGVAVFVRLLTAESPDPFDQDDVSLAQELASRTAVCVDNARRYAKERTTAVALQRSLLPQAMAGQAAVEFASRYLPALSRAGVGGDWFDVIPLSGTRVALVVGDVVGHGIHASVTMGRLRTAVWTLADVDLPPEELLTHLDDLVGHLAADESPTGAEIGATCLYAVYDPVSGHCAVATAGHPPPAVLFPDGTVKVVEVSAGPMLGVGGLPFEATELHLPEGTVLALYTDGLFEARHLDADAGTAVLCSALTVPAGNLDEACDNVLQVLLPKHPKDDVALLLARTRTLDSDEVAVWDLPADPAEVATARQYATEQLARWGLDEVAFVTELVVSELVTNAIRYGGAPIQLRLIRDRALICEVSDASSTSPHLRRARTFDEGGRGLLLVAQLTERWGTRTTGTGKTIWAEQALPFE from the coding sequence ATGGTGAAAATCCCGGGCGATGCTGGGCGGGCAACCACGGCCGGTGACGCCATGGTGGTGGTCGACGCGCACGGAGTCGTGACCGGCTGGAGCGAGGGCGCGCAGCTGCTGACCGGGTACGCCGCGGCGGACGTCACCGGCCGTCCGGTGTCGGACCTGCTGGACGGGGACCCGGGCGAGGCCTGGCGGGCGCTGCGGGCGAACGGCGGCCACGGTGTGGTGCCCGTACGGCGTGAGGACGGGCGCCGCACGGAGCTGGCCCTGCGGGCGTACCCGCTCCAGGGCCTGGAGGGGGCGCCGGCCGGATACGTGATCACCGCGGCGCCGGACGGGCAGGGCCGCGACCTGGGAGAGCTGGCGTTCAAGCAGGCGTCGGTGTCGATGTCGGTCTTCGACACCGAACAGCGCTATCTGCGGATGAACGACACCGCCTGCCGGATCATGGGCGTCCAGGAGGCCGAGGTCCTGTACCGCTACTTTCCGGACACCGTCGAGAACGCGGAGCACAGCCGCGGCTTCTTCAACCATCTGCGCCAGGTGGTCGAGACCGGCCGCCCCGTCCACTACGAGAGCTGGACCCGGGCCCCCTCCGGACTGCGTATGCACGCCTGGAACATCGAGATGTGGCCGCTGCGGGCCCCCTCCGGGCAGTTGCTCGGCGTCTCGCTGGCCGGTTACGACAGCACCGAGCAGTACCGGGCCCGGCAGCGGCTCGCCCTGCTGAGCAAGTCCGCCGCCGCCATCGGTACGACGCTGGACGTGATCCACACCGCCCGTGAGCTGGCCCAGCTGGCGGTGCCCGAGCTGGCCGACTTCGTGAGCGTGGACCTGCTGGACTCGGTGGTCGAGGGCGAGGAGCCCACCGGCGGCCCGGTGGAAGCCGATGTGGAGCTGCGCCGGGTCGCGCACCACTCCCGTACCGCCGGGGTGCAGGAAGCGGCGATCGACCTGGGCGCGGCGGACGTCTACCCGTCCTCCTCCCCACCGGTCCGCGCCCTGGTGACCGGGCACGCGGTGCTCACCAGGACCGGCGACCCGGACGTCGACGGCTGGCTCAGCCGGCACGGCGCCCAGGCCGCCAGGCCGCACCAGGCGGACCGCCGGGACTTCTCACTGATGGCGGTACCGCTGGTGGCACGCGGTACGACGCTGGGGGTGGCGGTCTTCGTGAGGCTGCTCACCGCCGAGAGTCCGGACCCCTTCGACCAGGACGACGTGTCGCTGGCCCAGGAGCTGGCCAGCCGCACGGCCGTCTGCGTGGACAACGCCCGCCGGTACGCCAAGGAGCGCACGACCGCCGTGGCCCTCCAGCGCAGTCTGCTGCCCCAGGCGATGGCGGGACAGGCTGCGGTCGAGTTCGCCTCCCGCTACCTTCCGGCGCTGTCGCGGGCGGGCGTCGGCGGTGACTGGTTCGATGTGATCCCGCTGTCCGGGACCCGGGTGGCGCTCGTCGTCGGCGATGTCGTCGGGCACGGCATCCACGCCTCCGTCACGATGGGCCGGCTCCGCACGGCGGTATGGACGCTGGCCGACGTCGACCTGCCCCCGGAGGAGCTGCTCACCCACCTCGACGACCTGGTCGGACATCTGGCGGCCGACGAGAGCCCGACGGGCGCGGAGATCGGCGCCACCTGTCTGTACGCGGTGTACGACCCGGTCTCCGGGCACTGCGCCGTCGCCACGGCCGGGCACCCGCCGCCCGCCGTGCTGTTCCCGGACGGCACCGTGAAGGTCGTCGAGGTGAGCGCGGGACCGATGCTCGGCGTGGGCGGGCTCCCCTTCGAGGCCACCGAGCTGCACCTGCCGGAAGGCACCGTCCTCGCCCTCTACACCGACGGTCTCTTCGAGGCTCGCCACCTCGACGCGGACGCGGGCACGGCTGTGCTGTGCAGCGCGCTGACGGTCCCCGCCGGAAATCTGGACGAGGCCTGCGACAACGTGCTCCAGGTGCTGCTGCCGAAGCATCCCAAGGACGACGTGGCCCTGCTGCTGGCCCGCACCCGCACCCTGGACAGCGACGAGGTGGCGGTGTGGGACCTGCCCGCGGATCCGGCGGAGGTCGCCACCGCCCGGCAGTACGCGACCGAGCAGCTGGCCCGCTGGGGGCTCGACGAGGTCGCGTTCGTCACCGAACTCGTCGTCAGCGAACTGGTCACCAACGCCATCCGCTACGGCGGCGCGCCCATCCAGCTCCGGCTCATCCGCGACCGCGCCCTCATCTGCGAGGTCTCCGACGCCAGCAGCACCTCGCCCCATCTGCGCCGGGCCCGCACCTTCGACGAGGGCGGCCGCGGACTGCTCCTGGTCGCCCAGCTGACCGAGCGCTGGGGCACCCGCACCACCGGCACCGGAAAGACGATCTGGGCCGAACAGGCGCTGCCGTTCGAGTGA
- a CDS encoding substrate-binding domain-containing protein → MNMSPTPHHFTGSPHRAALVAAVAAACLLAAGCSGGSNDTSDASAGTAGTGRIKIALITHGARGDAFWELVRKGAQAAATKDGIDLTYASNSEAAAQASLVRDAIRDRVDGIALTLAKPEAMQSAVSAAKAAGIPVVGLNSGIDAWKSEGLLEYFGQDESVAGRATGDKLDELKAKHALCVIHEQGNIALEARCAGVKKTFGGETDMLYVNGTDMDAVGAAVTARLRQDPSVDEVVMLGAQFALAAVKSVKSAGSKAQVATFDLNSSLVKSVQSGDVQFAVDQQPYLQGYLAVDSLWLYHSNGNFSGGGTAPVLTGPAFVTKENVSSVAKFAANGTR, encoded by the coding sequence ATGAACATGTCCCCCACACCTCACCACTTCACCGGATCCCCGCATCGCGCCGCCCTCGTCGCCGCCGTCGCCGCGGCCTGTCTGCTCGCCGCCGGCTGCTCCGGCGGCTCGAACGACACGAGCGACGCCTCCGCGGGCACGGCGGGCACCGGCCGGATCAAGATCGCCCTGATCACCCACGGCGCCCGCGGAGACGCGTTCTGGGAGCTGGTGCGCAAGGGCGCACAGGCGGCGGCCACCAAGGACGGCATCGACCTGACGTACGCGAGCAACTCCGAGGCCGCCGCCCAGGCCAGCCTGGTGCGGGACGCGATCCGCGACCGGGTGGACGGCATCGCGCTGACACTGGCCAAGCCGGAGGCGATGCAGAGCGCGGTCAGCGCGGCCAAGGCGGCGGGGATACCCGTGGTCGGTCTCAACTCCGGGATCGACGCCTGGAAGTCCGAGGGCCTGCTGGAGTACTTCGGTCAGGACGAGAGCGTCGCGGGCCGGGCCACCGGTGACAAACTGGACGAGCTGAAGGCCAAGCACGCCCTGTGCGTCATCCACGAACAGGGCAACATCGCCCTGGAGGCCCGCTGCGCCGGGGTGAAGAAGACGTTCGGCGGCGAGACCGACATGCTCTATGTGAACGGCACCGACATGGACGCGGTGGGCGCCGCCGTCACGGCCAGACTGCGCCAGGACCCGAGCGTCGACGAAGTCGTCATGCTGGGAGCGCAGTTCGCGCTCGCCGCGGTGAAGTCGGTGAAGTCGGCCGGCAGCAAGGCCCAGGTCGCCACCTTCGACCTCAACAGCTCTCTGGTGAAGTCCGTGCAGAGCGGGGACGTGCAGTTCGCGGTGGATCAACAGCCCTATCTCCAGGGCTATCTGGCCGTGGACTCGCTCTGGCTCTACCACTCCAACGGCAACTTCAGCGGTGGCGGAACCGCTCCCGTGCTCACCGGACCCGCGTTCGTCACCAAGGAGAACGTCTCCTCGGTCGCGAAGTTCGCGGCGAACGGAACCCGCTGA